The window tgcttttgcagCCAGACAAGCAACTTTGAATGTCAGGGACGCGACTTCGGGTACGACATTAGGGGCTCTGGTCAGACGAGTCGCAGCGGAGAAAAAGCAGCAAAATGTGCGGCTCTTCAATGTCTCCTATTTCACGGTGATTGCTAGCCAGCTAACCAACCAACGAATTAGTTAACAACTGGGCCTTGTGAGTCATCCAGCCAAGCGTAGTGGCTGACTATGTATTTAAATATCGTCCTTGGCTTGGGTTTCATGGACCAGGATACCCAGATTCAAGTGAGACAATTTCAGCAGTAGTAGTTCCGTGCGTCGAATAATAATAAGCCATCCAGCCGCAGGGTACGGAAGGCGATAGTCGCAAGGGGGACAGAATGACTCATGCCATTTTCTGCCGGCAAAAATATTATATAATCGTCTGAAAATGGTTAGTACAGCGTACCACATACTGTAGTAATTTGTATGGTAGACTGTGTGCCTCTTATTCTACAAGGTTGCCCGACGACATCCCCCAACAACCAGCGCGATGTCGGCCACCCTCGCTCTCCCAGACCTCCCAGACCTCCCAGAACGCCCCAAATAATCGATTTCCGCTGTGTTTCCAAAACAGAGGCTGATTTGGGCTCCGAATTCTGGCCGTCCAGCGCCCACCGTCTCACCAGCACGGCATGGAGGCATTCCGGGCTCAATTATTATCGTGAAGGCCTACATAGCCACCAAGATTCGATACGCTGGTTCTGGACACCGGCCGTACCACCAGCACTCTTCATGACGAATATCTTGGTCGACGGCTCTCCGGAGAGCCCAATGAGCATCGCCGATGAGGTATGTCTCAGTACCGAGGTCTGCGCGAATCGCTCGCGGTTGGAATCGAAGCACAGAGAGGGTATCAAGATACTGGCGGAGTACGCTCACCGCGGTGCGCGTACTTATACCAACGTAGACCCAGATAATATAGCGTGAGTACCCGTCGATTGCAGCATAAATCTATAGATATTTAGTGCTTAAGAACTACTAGAAAATCGTAGGGAAACGTACCTCAATTCCGTACGGCTGTAGCTTCATATACCCATCAACATGCCACACAAAATTTGGCCCAGGCACGGTATACGAGCCACGGGCGCGCTGAAGACCAAGCGATCGACGCTCAAGGGCATCTGGACGGAGTGCACGCCAGATCTTAAAGATGCGGTCTCTCGCATAGACATATCCGTGCCGGCGAAGATACGTATATAGATGACCTTTGCCGTACCCTTCAATATGCCCACGGTCGAGTTGTTCGACTAGTATAGCTtcaacctcttcttcctggtgctgctgctcctcaaGATCATCGATACGAAGGCGTATGCCTAACCGTTGGCGCCGAATAGACCAGAGGGTCCGGGGGGAGATCGGAGTGCCCTCATTTGAGAGAACTTCGAGGATTTCACTCGTAGTAAGGGCGACTTGGGTACATAGCGTGGCGATGCGGATCTGTATAGCTTCATTATCCACGATACTCTGCGGCGCTTGCTCTCGTCGAACTCCCCAGTCTCGTAAACGACGCTTAATCGTACGTACTGAGACGATGAGGCCCTCCCGCTGCAAAGCGAGGCGGATATCTTCAAGAGTCGTCTTCTGAGCGAAGAGGGAGATAATAATATCCTGGTAGGCTTCCAAATCGAGCTGGGAGCGAGGCATCGCGCTGGTAGAAATTCATTCTAGTCAGGGGCTGCGGTGGACCCCCGGGCCGGCGTCGATGGATCCCGGGATGCCTTCATGCCGTGCTGGTGAGACGGTGGGCGCTGGACGGCCGGAATCGGAGCCCAAATCAGCCTCTGTTTTGGAAACACAGCGGAAATCGATTATTTGGGGCGTTCTGGGAGGTCTGGGAGAGCGAAGGTGGCCGACATCGCGATGGTTGTCAGGGCGGTAGGGGGTAGGCGAGCCACCTTTGTGAAAAGAGGGGTACCTAGCCTACCATACAAATTACTACGTGGTATTGTGTACTGTTATTTTTACTTGGTTCGAGGGCGGACATCAGGGCGGTAAATCCTTGATTATGGGATGAGTCATTCTGTCCCCCTTGCGACTATCGGCTGCCGTACGCAGGGTTTTCGCCAAGGCTCGGCGGCTCTTGCCTAGTTGCTAGCCACAACACTAAGGAAAAACTTCTCTACAGCCGACCCTTGTTGGGCCACTAGAGCCGGAATTGTTCTTGGTTGACACGCTATATTCAAGGCTGTGGGGTCTGCGTCCGCCATGACTACCTCCTAACATGCATCGTACGTCCTCTGGAAACAAGGTCAACTAGGGCTTTGCCATTGCTAGATAAACTTGGAACCGAAGTCCTCGTATTCGTAAGAGCTAACGCTACGCAAATGCTGGGCAAATGCTGGGCAAATGCTGGGCAAATGGGGCCAAGATGGCCAACGACACATTATTACTATAAAAGACGCTGGCCCCCGTCTGTACTGGGGAGCCCCCTCAGACTATTGCCTCTACTGATTTGATTATTTCATGTGCATTATGCATGCAGTCACTCTCGCCATCCTGGGTCTCGCTGCCACAGGTGCAGTGGCAGGCACCCCTAATTCCTGGAGTGCCTTAGTCCAAGAGTTTCCTACTTGCGCCCAGAAGTGTATGGACGACTACTATCAAGAGGCATATAGCGACAAGTGCGGCTCCAATTCTGCGAATGCCGACCTAAAGTGCATCTGCACGGCCACCGATTCCGCGGGCAATGTTAGCAATGAAAGCTCGGACCTCTCGGCCTGTATAGAAGACTCCTGCTCCGATCTCGATGCTAGTGACGCGAGTCAGATCTCAAGCGCTAGTAACGACATCTTGAGCATGTGCAGCCCATACTATGGTGGTATGTTTTCCTCCATTTGCTTACAATGCTTGTTCTAACTAGTGTTCTagattcttcttcgacggATGCTTCTTCGACGGGTGATTCTACGACGGACGCTGGATCAAGCTTGTCTTTCCACATGCCCACACTGATAGGCGCTGCCGGGTTGCTGGGGGCGATGCTGCTGTGATTGGAAGTCGTTTTAATGTTATGAAAGCTCTGTCCGTACACGAAATCTTTTAAGAGATTGTGATTTAATTATTCCTGTTTGTTTCTTTGCGTGCCCTCGTCAATAGCTATGTTGAAGGTGGTTTTTCTTGAACAGACGGTTCATATTAAGCCTTATTCATCATTGATCTAATGTCCTGAAGCCGGAGTAGCCTGACATAAATATCCAAGGACGGTTATAGGCGGTGATTAAAATCTTTGGCCACTTCTTGAGACCATTTCCATCGACCAAACCCTTAGGCAACTGCTCTTTCTCTGAAGACAGCAAATATCTCTGCCAGCAAGTATTTCTTATGCTATTTCAACGTGTTTGTGCTAGTGCATCATTGATGGTTAGTCGCCTGTCGAATGATCCATGTAGAGAAAAAACTCACTTTAGCATTAGCATCAGACAACTCTAACCCTTCCTTTCCTGGCTTTTCATCGCCCAATCCGTGTTTCTCCAGAGTAGCAATAAGCTGTCCTGCCCCGTGAGTTTCGTACCGCTTGAATTGCCGAGCCCCCAGCTTCGCCTCAAAAAGCTcgtcgacttcttcaagCGACCGGCCCTATATTGAATTATTACCGGCGAACATAAATCTGGCGAGAATTCGATAAGTCTTACCTTGAGctctggaaagaagagaaaccCCCAGATAGTAGAAAAGGCCGCCACAGATCCAAATATCCAGCCAATGCCACTTCCCAAGCTAGGCAGAATGTAAGGGGTGACGAAGGTGACGAGGAAGGCTCCAGTCACATCACACGCTGTTCCGAATGCCTGTATTGAAGGTCAGCCAAAGGCCATGAAGGAGAAGTAGCAAGACGCACCATGATCTTTTTTCTCATTCGCACTCCGCCAATTTCTGCCCCTGTCAGAAAAGCGTTGTTCGAGGCAGAAATACGAGTGAAGGCTGGCAGAAGAATGAAGCAAGCGAGGGTCGTGTTGACCTCATTCTGATTCATAGAGGGCACAGTACCCAGCCCCGAAGCAAGGTAGAGCAAGAAAGTGCAAATCGCACTTCCATAAATCAAGAGAGGTCTTCGACCGCTGATATCCAGAAGCACAAGGCCTATAGCGCATCCAACCACTCCAACCACCTGGCCGACCATGCTATATGTAAAAGACATGGGTCCCATACCCTCCTGCACGTAGAAGGTCGCCGCGTATGACTGCACAAACTGGTTGCCATTCATCTGCTCAAGAACGAATAAGGTGGCCGAAATCTAAATTTGCGTCAGTGGATTTATGAGTCCCGGTGAATGGTGATAGTTACCCAGGTCCGTCGCAGGTAGTTACCCCGGAAAAGATCAAGCCATGAGCCTTGGTCAGATGTTTGAGATTCTTCCAGGAGATTTCCAAtggcttctgcttctgccACCGTGGCGCCTGTCTGCACATCTTCTGCAGGGCGAATCCGGTCGAGAGCAGTctgagcttcttctcttcgtccttTGAGAATAAGCCATCGAGGCGACTCGGGAGTCCAAGGAACCAGGCCAAGCAGGCCAATGGCGGGAATGAACTGCATAGCCGTGGGGACCATCCAACCTCTCTCAGTAGTGTCAGTCGCGTATGCCTGTGACATTCCAGCTCCCCAAAGATTTCCTAGTGATGTAACCATCATAATTGAACCTGACAAGATACCTCGTGTTGCCGCTGGAGATGTCTCAGCATTGTAAGATGGTACCGCATTCTCGACCAGCCCGACAGCGAAGTAGGCGATGATACGACCGACAGTAAACTGTACCCAGTGATGGGCTGTGAGCTCGACTGAGTATAGATTGTTAGCCAAAGCTCATGTAACGCCAATTCCAAAGCACACGTACTGATTAGAGCCACAATCTGaatgctggcggcggcgtaCATGGTTCTCTTGTAGCCAGCATTCTCAATAAATAGCTCTGACCCAAAGCAACCCGTGAGTTTTCCAATCCATGGCAATGAATTCATCAATGCCTTTCTTGCCACCGGCAGCTGGAATGCCCCATGTCCATCAGCAACGCCGAATCGGCTGAGAAAAGACGGCAAGGCCTGCAACGAGCCAAAGGAGCCAGTGTCACTGGGGTATCGTCAGTTTTGGTCATTCTATACCAAACAAGATAGAGCCTTACAGGCCGAATAGAATTGCTCCCTGCAAGAAAACCGCTGAATTGAACAGCAGAGACGGGGTGAGGTGGCGCCACATATTAAGTTTGATGTGAAAATTCACAGCAGACAAGACATGAAGAGCAGCTGGGATAAGTTGGTTCCCAGGGGGTTATATATACCTAATCAGTTCAGGGACGGCCGTGTCCAGAactccatcatccccagATCTGAGCACCCCAGGAGCCCATGGTGTCGTGATCGAGCCAGAGCATTTCGATCCTTTCTTCATTTGGGGGGAAGGCAGTCGGCTCGGTCGGCTCGGTCGGCTCGCGGGGATCGGTGTGTGCCGAAGACCCCAATCGTTATTGGATATACTCGGGAGACAGGGTAGGTACTATACCAATTGAGCAAAAGAAATAGTAGTTTATTTCGGCTCGGATGGCCCAGCAGTCTGTCATACCACTCTTGAATGGTTAGCCTGTCGGACGATTAATTTTAACTGGACCATATACAATACACCGATAACCGAAAAGGTCCAGCCGACAGAAAAGCCCGCAGAAACAGAAGGAGGAGGCTTTTCAATATAAAGCTCAAAGCCCAGTGCTTTTGCTAGCTTCCCAGACTGCCCGCCACTCCCGCACAGTCATGGTGACCGAGCACAGAAATGTTATCCAGCTTGTGGCGGATGACCTCGGCCTGTTCCTCGGATGTTACGGTGCCAAAAAGATCTATACTCCAAACATAGATAAACTGGCAGCATCCGGAACCAAGTTTACAAACGCCTTTGCCAGCACTGCATCATGTTCCGGAAGCCGCTCAACAATTTACACTGGTCTGCATAC of the Penicillium psychrofluorescens genome assembly, chromosome: 1 genome contains:
- a CDS encoding uncharacterized protein (ID:PFLUO_000096-T1.cds;~source:funannotate), producing MPRSQLDLEAYQDIIISLFAQKTTLEDIRLALQREGLIVSVRTIKRRLRDWGVRREQAPQSIVDNEAIQIRIATLCTQVALTTSEILEVLSNEGTPISPRTLWSIRRQRLGIRLRIDDLEEQQHQEEEVEAILVEQLDRGHIEGYGKGHLYTYLRRHGYVYARDRIFKIWRALRPDALERRSLGLQRARGSYTVPGPNFVWHVDGYMKLQPYGIEIYAAIDGYSRYIIWVYVGISTRTAVSVLRQYLDTLSVLRFQPRAIRADLGTETYLIGDAHWALRRAVDQDIRHEECWWYGRCPEPAYRILVAM
- a CDS encoding uncharacterized protein (ID:PFLUO_000097-T1.cds;~source:funannotate), coding for MHAVTLAILGLAATGAVAGTPNSWSALVQEFPTCAQKCMDDYYQEAYSDKCGSNSANADLKCICTATDSAGNVSNESSDLSACIEDSCSDLDASDASQISSASNDILSMCSPYYGDSSSTDASSTGDSTTDAGSSLSFHMPTLIGAAGLLGAMLL
- a CDS encoding uncharacterized protein (ID:PFLUO_000098-T1.cds;~source:funannotate) codes for the protein MWRHLTPSLLFNSAVFLQGAILFGLDTGSFGSLQALPSFLSRFGVADGHGAFQLPVARKALMNSLPWIGKLTGCFGSELFIENAGYKRTMYAAASIQIVALIIELTAHHWVQFTVGRIIAYFAVGLVENAVPSYNAETSPAATRGILSGSIMMVTSLGNLWGAGMSQAYATDTTERGWMVPTAMQFIPAIGLLGLVPWTPESPRWLILKGRREEAQTALDRIRPAEDVQTGATVAEAEAIGNLLEESQTSDQGSWLDLFRGNYLRRTWISATLFVLEQMNGNQFVQSYAATFYVQEGMGPMSFTYSMVGQVVGVVGCAIGLVLLDISGRRPLLIYGSAICTFLLYLASGLGTVPSMNQNEVNTTLACFILLPAFTRISASNNAFLTGAEIGGVRMRKKIMAFGTACDVTGAFLVTFVTPYILPSLGSGIGWIFGSVAAFSTIWGFLFFPELKGRSLEEVDELFEAKLGARQFKRYETHGAGQLIATLEKHGLGDEKPGKEGLELSDANAKHKHVEIA